A DNA window from Parabacteroides johnsonii DSM 18315 contains the following coding sequences:
- a CDS encoding DUF3868 domain-containing protein, giving the protein MKKTIGSMLMGLCAASALNAQSPVTVERQSVQRSGSDLVVNMRVDISNMELGRNRTVVCTPLLEKGDSLLALPPVVVNGRTRQIAYERRDGAALVQPGEVVVRRKNRTEQKVDYLVKVPFRAWMNRADVSMVTDLCGCGWKALQNDKSHLFAVNLEVPVVKPVPAFLAPAAEEVKRRALNGQAYLDFLVNSTVIRPDYRKNPGELAAIRSTIEAVKENTNATITHVSIKGFASPEGAYANNERLAEGRAEALLGYVKELYDFSGVPCDVASEPEDWQGLETRLAASDIEGREEALAIIRAGEPADPDAREWKLKQLPAYRQILADIYPALRRSDYVVEYNIRNFTLEEARDIIYRDPSQLSLEEMHRVALSYPAGSDEYKEVFEIAVRMYPDDPVSNLNAANIALQNRQADKARRYLAKAAPSPQKELAEAILLMLAEQWDEAETALSRLAAKPEVAEAAAANLEMVKQMKE; this is encoded by the coding sequence ATGAAAAAGACTATAGGCAGTATGCTGATGGGGTTGTGCGCAGCCTCGGCCCTCAATGCGCAGTCGCCCGTCACGGTCGAACGGCAGTCCGTGCAGCGTTCCGGTTCCGACCTGGTCGTGAATATGCGCGTCGACATCAGTAATATGGAATTGGGGCGCAACCGCACGGTGGTCTGCACGCCCCTGCTCGAAAAAGGCGACAGCCTGCTGGCCTTGCCGCCGGTGGTGGTGAACGGGCGCACGCGCCAGATCGCCTACGAACGCCGCGACGGGGCCGCCCTCGTGCAGCCCGGCGAAGTGGTGGTACGGCGCAAGAACCGGACGGAGCAGAAGGTGGACTACTTAGTGAAAGTGCCCTTCCGCGCGTGGATGAACCGGGCGGATGTGTCGATGGTGACCGATCTCTGCGGCTGCGGGTGGAAGGCGCTCCAGAATGACAAATCCCATCTCTTTGCCGTCAACCTCGAGGTGCCCGTCGTGAAACCGGTGCCCGCCTTCCTGGCTCCTGCCGCCGAAGAGGTGAAACGGCGTGCCTTGAATGGGCAGGCCTACCTGGATTTCCTTGTAAACAGCACCGTGATCCGTCCCGACTACCGCAAGAACCCCGGCGAACTGGCTGCCATCCGCAGCACGATCGAAGCTGTCAAGGAGAATACGAACGCGACCATCACCCACGTCTCCATCAAAGGCTTTGCTTCGCCCGAAGGCGCCTATGCCAACAACGAACGCCTGGCGGAAGGACGTGCCGAAGCCTTGCTCGGCTACGTAAAGGAGTTGTATGATTTCAGCGGCGTGCCCTGTGACGTGGCCTCCGAGCCGGAAGACTGGCAAGGACTGGAAACGCGCCTCGCCGCCTCCGACATCGAAGGCCGTGAAGAGGCCCTCGCCATCATCCGTGCCGGCGAGCCCGCCGACCCCGACGCCCGCGAATGGAAACTGAAGCAACTCCCTGCCTACCGGCAGATTCTGGCCGATATCTATCCTGCCCTGCGCCGTTCGGACTATGTGGTGGAATACAACATCCGCAACTTCACCCTCGAAGAAGCCCGCGACATCATCTACCGCGACCCTTCGCAACTGAGCCTCGAAGAGATGCACCGCGTCGCGCTCAGCTATCCGGCCGGAAGCGACGAATATAAGGAGGTGTTCGAGATCGCCGTCCGCATGTATCCCGACGACCCCGTCTCGAACCTCAACGCCGCCAACATCGCCCTGCAAAACCGCCAGGCCGACAAGGCCCGCCGCTACCTCGCCAAAGCAGCCCCCTCCCCTCAGAAAGAGCTTGCCGAAGCGATCCTCCTGATGCTCGCCGAACAGTGGGACGAAGCCGAAACGGCCCTCAGCCGCCTCGCCGCAAAGCCGGAAGTGGCGGAAGCCGCAGCTGCCAACCTGGAGATGGTCAAGCAGATGAAGGAATAA
- a CDS encoding fimbria major subunit, whose translation MKSTLWALAFACAAVSCSDDFEDPNNGGNDSDLNGETAKMKVVIKTEVTTKASASAEEGDDDELGTKEESEVKDLTVFLFTDGNAATTDVIDFTGTSDIIATGYTTVDNTEGSDHPDKHGWQAEVKVKVTEKGTATTLAGNTYGVIAVTNIGSEALANEAGITTGAQLADYLQASIYTDSKGFVMSTHMLVDDAGHRSEVEFPAATSGDQEIPEVEVFVERLAAKVRINPAADVTGYLYEIVNSDDKVALQQAAVLNQLTSGSYLLKRATSKVAANLLEELDLTANPADVYLEDEAYNDTDGKANFVIDPWTRLKNGVTVFTDGNVAMPTTTTTALPAAANKQLAYGNYLTGTLTGGAMTSQNFNTYSAWYDALPTSTTAFASRQLTAKTLTGTDPLTLAYTMENTTNVANSLNGFSTGVLFKATYYADQTMQIDTDNKSVNPADSDWGRDDTDVDNLTFYTYRSHKDMKFASLEAIFAYTLAQQVEDVDKYSGNDYYFYNTFMTDAQDVSATFDALTVKAFKESKTYTENRVDDVFGYLAYLKTNLESAQDNATLGSLKEKDDQNANLKTFKEYITALADADKYVHVKSYIDGECYYLYWIRHENNDNYNKIGPMEFDIVRNNIYDLTVAGISGLGLSGIEVPDPKNPDEDGTTKMNVVVKVKNWVVRNNGGIIL comes from the coding sequence ATGAAAAGTACATTATGGGCACTCGCCTTCGCTTGCGCGGCGGTGTCCTGTTCGGACGATTTCGAGGATCCGAACAACGGGGGGAATGACTCGGATTTGAATGGCGAGACTGCCAAAATGAAAGTCGTTATCAAAACGGAAGTAACAACAAAAGCGTCTGCTTCTGCCGAAGAAGGAGATGATGATGAACTTGGAACAAAGGAAGAGTCTGAAGTAAAAGACTTGACTGTATTCTTGTTTACGGATGGTAATGCTGCTACGACTGATGTGATTGATTTTACCGGAACAAGTGATATTATCGCAACCGGCTATACGACTGTCGACAATACTGAAGGTTCTGACCATCCGGATAAGCATGGTTGGCAGGCGGAAGTCAAAGTGAAGGTGACTGAAAAAGGAACTGCAACAACGTTAGCCGGCAATACGTATGGAGTGATTGCTGTGACAAATATTGGTAGTGAGGCATTGGCTAATGAAGCTGGTATTACGACTGGAGCGCAGTTGGCAGATTATTTGCAGGCTTCTATCTACACTGACAGCAAGGGCTTTGTCATGTCGACGCATATGTTGGTTGATGATGCCGGCCATAGGTCTGAAGTAGAATTTCCGGCTGCAACAAGTGGTGATCAGGAAATTCCTGAAGTAGAAGTTTTTGTTGAACGTCTGGCAGCTAAAGTCCGGATTAATCCGGCAGCAGATGTTACTGGTTATCTTTATGAGATTGTCAACTCTGACGATAAAGTCGCTTTGCAACAAGCTGCCGTTTTAAACCAACTGACTTCCGGTTCTTATCTGTTGAAGCGGGCGACAAGCAAAGTTGCAGCAAATTTATTGGAGGAACTTGATTTGACCGCTAACCCTGCTGATGTTTATCTGGAAGACGAGGCATACAATGACACAGATGGAAAAGCCAATTTCGTCATCGACCCGTGGACTCGCCTTAAAAACGGTGTAACAGTATTTACAGATGGTAACGTTGCTATGCCGACGACAACAACGACTGCATTACCTGCTGCTGCAAATAAACAATTAGCGTATGGTAATTACTTGACGGGAACATTGACAGGTGGTGCTATGACATCACAGAATTTTAACACTTATAGCGCTTGGTATGACGCATTACCGACCTCTACTACTGCTTTTGCAAGCCGACAGTTAACAGCAAAAACTTTGACAGGTACGGATCCTTTGACATTGGCCTATACAATGGAAAATACGACAAATGTGGCCAACTCATTGAATGGTTTCTCTACCGGCGTACTTTTCAAAGCGACTTATTATGCTGATCAAACGATGCAGATCGATACCGACAATAAGAGCGTGAATCCTGCCGACTCAGATTGGGGAAGAGATGATACTGATGTTGATAATCTGACATTCTACACCTATCGTTCACACAAAGATATGAAGTTCGCCTCTCTTGAAGCTATTTTCGCGTATACTTTGGCCCAGCAGGTTGAGGATGTTGATAAGTATAGTGGTAATGATTATTATTTTTATAATACATTTATGACTGATGCTCAAGATGTTTCTGCGACTTTCGACGCTCTGACTGTTAAGGCCTTTAAAGAATCGAAAACATATACGGAAAATCGTGTTGATGATGTGTTTGGATATCTGGCCTATTTGAAAACGAATCTGGAGTCTGCACAGGATAATGCTACTTTAGGAAGTCTGAAGGAAAAAGATGATCAAAATGCAAATTTGAAAACATTCAAGGAGTATATAACAGCTCTTGCAGATGCAGATAAATACGTTCACGTCAAATCTTATATTGATGGTGAATGCTACTATCTGTACTGGATTCGTCATGAAAATAATGACAATTATAACAAGATCGGTCCGATGGAGTTCGACATCGTCCGTAATAACATTTATGATCTGACTGTTGCCGGAATTTCAGGATTAGGCCTGTCCGGCATCGAGGTTCCGGATCCTAAGAATCCGGACGAAGATGGAACAACGAAGATGAATGTTGTTGTCAAGGTTAAGAACTGGGTAGTCCGCAACAACGGCGGCATCATCCTCTGA
- a CDS encoding FimB/Mfa2 family fimbrial subunit, producing the protein MRNISTILTKTIGAMMLAGMTACDYFADDSLQPCEYRVHFVYDYNMKFADAFQREVDQATLFICDNKGNYIMRRDIEGAELKANNIKLDLEPGTYYAVTWAGLDEQSYDGPAPVAGTTTLQELRLRTLREADATQPGELTPLWHSLDTLVVTRSKHEDKQVSLAKNTNKLRFVLQDTDGNCMDVRDFTFEIKADNGYMDHDNSLMDDPVITYLPYMTKNVNIAEGDSIMGKPAMQTVAVAEMNTMRLMAGENYRLIVRHKNWEKDVLNINLNNYLLLTQMEGHDISAQEYLDRQDEYSIVFFLTPTYCPDCPDPDPDPDPDPDPDPDPDPDPDPDPDPVIPDPEIPIVHYACLKVQVKDWVIRINDAGL; encoded by the coding sequence ATGAGAAATATATCTACAATATTGACAAAAACAATCGGTGCGATGATGCTGGCCGGTATGACCGCGTGCGACTACTTCGCCGACGATTCGCTTCAGCCTTGCGAATACCGCGTGCATTTCGTCTACGATTATAATATGAAATTTGCCGATGCTTTCCAGCGTGAGGTCGATCAGGCCACATTGTTTATCTGCGACAACAAGGGTAATTACATCATGCGGCGTGATATCGAAGGCGCAGAGCTGAAAGCCAACAACATAAAGCTGGACCTCGAGCCGGGCACCTACTACGCCGTCACCTGGGCCGGCCTCGACGAACAATCCTATGACGGGCCCGCACCCGTAGCCGGAACGACCACCCTCCAGGAACTCCGCCTCCGCACCCTGCGCGAGGCCGACGCGACACAGCCGGGCGAACTCACGCCCCTCTGGCACAGCCTCGACACCCTCGTCGTCACGCGCAGCAAGCATGAAGACAAGCAAGTCTCGCTGGCCAAAAACACCAACAAACTGCGCTTCGTCCTCCAGGACACCGACGGTAACTGCATGGACGTCCGCGACTTCACCTTCGAGATCAAGGCCGACAACGGCTATATGGACCATGACAACAGCCTGATGGACGATCCCGTGATCACCTACCTCCCTTATATGACCAAAAACGTCAACATTGCCGAAGGCGACAGCATCATGGGCAAACCCGCCATGCAAACCGTCGCCGTGGCCGAAATGAACACCATGCGCCTGATGGCGGGCGAAAACTACCGCCTCATCGTGCGCCACAAAAACTGGGAAAAGGACGTCCTCAACATCAACCTCAACAACTACCTCCTCCTCACCCAGATGGAGGGACACGACATCAGCGCACAGGAATACCTCGACCGCCAGGACGAATACTCCATCGTCTTCTTCCTGACCCCGACCTACTGCCCGGATTGTCCCGATCCCGATCCCGACCCGGACCCCGATCCTGATCCTGACCCCGATCCTGACCCCGATCCAGATCCCGACCCCGACCCGGTCATCCCCGATCCGGAAATCCCGATCGTGCATTACGCCTGCCTGAAAGTCCAGGTCAAAGACTGGGTGATCCGCATCAACGATGCCGGCCTGTAA
- a CDS encoding T9SS type A sorting domain-containing protein produces MMRRYTLYNIYKATRTLLLATGLLLAGGGVAWGQEDRINEEVIPNSEITEILYVVPGEPKTIEFQTNDASDKLDGYIRWYVESADGTRSITGLTEKNEFDEYSNGLAWYRSTTKHEDYPKNACSITCKFAKDQIEKGITLVYDASSASADREQRGTGGDQYWFLTPHSIGVRHKYIIKNASERSAALKAAKDSLVKIGGSNISSDISTLLKAPNKSACVLHTYTIHTPIQNGTNYRLPERLDNYYMGTTTPQVAQHVRWTMYGEDGGQLEQVDNKANILSYKFATADMDTTVSHKRYILTEVSADSSTWYPVSLLNIILEPFSLPLTESELDGFRSNPNYKDRFEDSLLVDGRYELLENISFEEQGEILSKEALIADPSLNYRKTPLIADSYYAFAAPQTYADKRDSRLSVGRGEYALYRTLNYTDISRRGDNYSGGQYMDYFPTDGYSIAVVDRLNETTNRAEFGYFMYLDAADEPGVITKIPVENLCANTSLIVSAWICDLAHKNGTNPGVHADVGFTFKRIDYDDKGDSTEVILTKYYTGALLHKPANPTNAHPAFWQQVSFKFSFSNAEISNDERSRYILEISNNCPKSNGADYGIDEIKVYRSLPNIDVQRKDACDASTLIVSSSYETLLHNMGWDLNPDILTGFDLKTVSTRKYRYGLMGDDPNADIETINMHVGNIYYGFVEDTTKSGADEETWITVNKDPDVAQLGLSKSIRVAVPTSPGEYIATTGGTEGLPTSRAKALEAEITMNLRAINDYNADTQRGPEGNKPPYYWPDAKEIDITGLQNSGGTLKASSAILADADLLNLYNAKIKELYSILHVPRIRCPWTEDGGKTICLSAIDVEDTDLKFWNELIGVDADGNNEYASGKYFVVLFSAADVLGSNNLTSSVVNLRSKCTLISEFYVLPSIRIVVNTKTETGGVTCIGEIHNMDAHLTAPAQDEYGNIIDDKVMEDLEKLYPGTEYTFDWFLGPETEYLKVLEGVSTDPNHIDLKSIIADLRTAQNLGVQPITEAAIDAVNTNVLNDAEKQLLKRLLNEGKLLTGKQVSFQFIDQIVAMPYVSGRTGLPADQADKLYCTDAQVVDLPTQSNVPELSVGFPDVQYADSWTVPLRLGLPNIRSGKTLADIPIQNAISFGMDPADGHCLKHVTANDTIFLVTNSADPAERYIPVAKLTNLYADNNEADDKNNVLSLVFDNTLRTGETLNWSDVFGTEQIYSLLIPFGEYESAGATDPIPGSCMGYARLLIKIVPEYLTWKGDDTGSWYSDNANWHRSTKGEIFLDAFGQSTEDANGYSYPMSAAFSPLYFTKITIPDSKQLALQDEKELRKDVVLPLDHMATDSIAYDMAVDSVSTDRYEIVPYYGNKVREIYFKPGATLMSQQYLTYDTARVEFTMKEDSSYWMSSPLKSVYAGDMYTLSDGVQNTPAFDYITYQEGTNSRWDPAFYQKAWDKAVAYAVSNTEDGTAVKDTGRVAAVKSNWSIEYNDVWVPYTLGKGFYARVAGKGATVRLPKADLDYKYESAPATRAAGPELSPQPTERDSSGRLANGEAIAITLENDVDGDGTHYLVGNPYMTYLNMHQFFNGTNNQSLQKKYWKLDRERGIEAIVGTPDVGWTGTETEDGAGGKAISGFIAPMEAFFVEVDPATVAPDKPAVVNFNTGMMATKAEATATSPVTRSISATSPVLTLTADRDGKKGRSVITLRDKASNAYQPQEDAVVLLDSELDAPVAYSVAGNRAAQVNALRSIDNIPVGVYNSRKGDVTVTIEGMDQLAEPLYLYDAYTRKSTLLEGDSHTLEISGESHGRYYLRSSAIGSVGDNAIAVYSVQSGKVIVSSTQEVRNIKVYSLSGAMVKNYMNLNTTQYTFNLPAGVYVVHAEGKDGAVKVEKVIVR; encoded by the coding sequence ATGATGAGACGCTATACATTATATAATATATACAAGGCAACCCGCACTTTACTGCTGGCCACAGGTCTGTTGCTGGCGGGCGGGGGCGTGGCTTGGGGACAAGAGGACCGAATAAATGAGGAGGTTATCCCTAATTCTGAAATTACAGAGATATTATATGTTGTACCTGGTGAGCCAAAGACAATAGAATTCCAAACAAATGATGCTTCCGATAAACTGGATGGTTATATCAGATGGTATGTGGAATCAGCCGATGGAACAAGAAGTATAACTGGATTAACTGAAAAAAATGAATTTGATGAATATTCTAATGGTCTTGCTTGGTATAGGAGTACAACAAAGCACGAAGACTACCCTAAGAATGCATGTTCTATAACATGTAAGTTTGCAAAAGATCAGATAGAAAAGGGTATAACTCTTGTTTATGATGCAAGCTCGGCGAGTGCGGATAGGGAACAACGGGGAACAGGAGGAGATCAATATTGGTTTTTAACCCCTCATTCTATCGGTGTACGCCATAAATACATCATAAAAAATGCGAGTGAAAGATCGGCAGCTTTAAAAGCGGCAAAGGATTCTCTTGTGAAGATAGGGGGCAGTAATATATCCTCAGACATTAGTACTCTATTAAAAGCACCCAATAAGTCGGCATGTGTATTACATACTTATACGATACATACCCCGATACAAAACGGTACGAACTATAGGTTGCCAGAAAGGTTGGATAATTATTATATGGGTACAACAACTCCTCAAGTTGCTCAACATGTAAGATGGACGATGTATGGGGAAGATGGTGGCCAATTGGAGCAAGTGGATAACAAAGCTAATATTTTATCTTATAAATTTGCTACAGCGGATATGGATACAACAGTCTCACACAAGCGTTATATCTTGACTGAGGTATCTGCCGATAGCAGTACGTGGTATCCGGTTTCTCTTTTGAATATTATATTGGAGCCGTTCTCATTGCCTCTGACGGAAAGTGAGCTGGATGGCTTTAGAAGTAATCCGAATTATAAAGATCGTTTTGAGGATAGTTTGCTGGTCGACGGTCGGTATGAACTGCTGGAGAATATATCTTTTGAAGAACAGGGTGAAATATTGTCTAAAGAAGCCTTGATTGCTGATCCTTCTTTAAACTACAGAAAAACTCCATTAATTGCCGACTCTTATTATGCTTTTGCTGCTCCTCAAACATATGCTGATAAGAGGGATAGTAGATTGTCGGTAGGACGTGGAGAATATGCGTTGTATAGAACGTTGAACTATACTGATATATCACGGCGAGGCGATAACTACTCTGGTGGTCAGTATATGGATTATTTCCCAACAGACGGCTATAGTATAGCCGTTGTAGACCGATTGAATGAAACGACAAATAGAGCTGAGTTTGGCTATTTTATGTATTTGGATGCTGCGGATGAACCGGGTGTCATCACAAAAATCCCGGTGGAGAATTTATGTGCTAATACTTCTTTGATCGTAAGCGCATGGATTTGTGACTTGGCACATAAGAATGGTACTAATCCTGGAGTTCACGCCGATGTCGGATTTACATTTAAACGTATTGACTATGATGACAAGGGTGATAGTACGGAAGTTATTTTAACCAAGTATTACACAGGAGCTTTGTTACATAAACCTGCTAACCCAACAAATGCCCATCCGGCCTTCTGGCAGCAGGTATCATTCAAGTTTTCATTCTCCAATGCTGAAATTTCGAATGATGAGCGATCCCGATATATCTTGGAAATATCCAATAATTGCCCCAAGTCCAATGGTGCGGACTACGGTATCGACGAAATCAAGGTCTATCGTTCTTTGCCAAACATCGATGTGCAGCGTAAGGATGCTTGCGATGCGTCTACTTTGATCGTAAGCTCGTCTTATGAAACCCTGTTGCATAACATGGGTTGGGATTTGAATCCGGACATATTGACCGGATTTGATTTGAAGACTGTCAGTACAAGAAAATATCGGTATGGTTTGATGGGGGATGATCCGAATGCCGATATTGAAACCATAAATATGCATGTCGGTAATATCTATTATGGCTTTGTGGAAGATACGACCAAGAGTGGGGCTGATGAAGAAACTTGGATTACGGTCAATAAGGATCCGGATGTTGCTCAATTGGGATTATCCAAAAGTATACGTGTCGCCGTCCCGACCAGTCCGGGGGAATATATAGCGACTACAGGTGGAACAGAAGGCCTTCCTACTTCGAGAGCAAAGGCGCTTGAAGCTGAAATCACCATGAATTTACGGGCGATAAACGACTATAATGCTGATACGCAAAGGGGGCCGGAAGGAAACAAGCCACCCTATTATTGGCCGGATGCGAAAGAAATTGATATTACAGGGTTGCAAAATAGTGGCGGAACATTAAAGGCCTCATCTGCCATATTAGCTGATGCGGATTTATTAAATCTGTACAATGCTAAAATAAAAGAGTTGTATAGTATACTCCATGTTCCTCGTATCCGTTGCCCTTGGACGGAAGATGGAGGAAAAACTATTTGTCTGAGTGCGATCGATGTCGAGGATACGGATTTAAAATTCTGGAATGAGCTTATCGGAGTGGATGCTGATGGGAACAACGAGTATGCATCGGGCAAATATTTTGTTGTACTCTTCAGTGCGGCTGATGTCCTTGGTTCGAACAATCTAACCAGTAGTGTAGTCAATCTGCGGAGTAAATGTACTTTGATATCCGAGTTCTATGTGTTGCCTTCTATCCGTATCGTTGTCAATACGAAGACGGAAACGGGCGGTGTGACTTGTATTGGAGAAATACACAATATGGATGCTCACTTGACTGCTCCCGCACAAGATGAATATGGCAATATCATAGATGATAAGGTTATGGAAGACTTGGAAAAACTTTATCCCGGTACAGAATATACATTCGACTGGTTCTTGGGGCCTGAAACGGAATATTTGAAAGTGCTTGAAGGTGTTAGTACAGATCCGAATCATATTGATTTAAAGAGTATAATTGCAGATCTTAGAACTGCTCAAAATCTTGGTGTACAACCTATTACTGAAGCTGCAATAGATGCTGTAAATACAAATGTGCTAAACGATGCTGAAAAACAGCTTTTGAAGCGGCTTTTGAACGAAGGTAAATTATTGACCGGAAAACAAGTCTCGTTCCAGTTTATAGATCAAATCGTAGCTATGCCTTATGTTTCAGGTAGGACAGGGTTACCGGCTGATCAAGCCGATAAACTTTATTGTACGGATGCACAAGTCGTGGATTTGCCGACACAGTCGAATGTGCCGGAATTGTCTGTTGGCTTCCCTGATGTGCAGTACGCAGATTCTTGGACAGTACCTCTGCGTTTGGGGTTACCCAATATCAGAAGTGGAAAGACTCTTGCCGATATTCCGATTCAGAATGCGATCTCTTTCGGAATGGATCCCGCAGATGGTCATTGTCTGAAGCATGTTACAGCTAACGACACGATCTTTTTGGTTACAAATAGTGCGGATCCGGCAGAAAGGTATATCCCGGTTGCAAAACTGACAAATTTATATGCGGACAATAATGAGGCTGATGACAAGAATAATGTATTGTCTTTAGTCTTTGACAATACACTGCGTACTGGTGAAACATTAAATTGGTCAGATGTATTTGGAACGGAACAGATTTATTCGTTGCTTATTCCGTTTGGTGAATATGAAAGTGCAGGTGCTACTGATCCAATACCAGGGTCATGTATGGGATATGCCCGATTGTTGATCAAGATCGTTCCAGAGTATTTGACCTGGAAAGGTGATGACACAGGTTCGTGGTATAGTGATAATGCAAATTGGCATCGATCAACCAAAGGTGAAATATTCTTGGATGCTTTTGGACAATCTACGGAGGATGCCAACGGCTACAGTTATCCGATGTCAGCAGCTTTTTCACCGTTGTACTTTACAAAGATTACAATTCCGGATAGTAAACAATTAGCGTTGCAGGATGAAAAGGAACTTCGTAAAGATGTTGTTTTACCATTGGATCATATGGCAACGGATAGTATAGCCTACGATATGGCTGTCGATAGTGTATCTACAGATCGATATGAGATCGTTCCCTATTACGGCAACAAAGTAAGAGAAATCTACTTCAAACCGGGTGCCACCTTGATGAGCCAGCAATATCTGACGTATGACACGGCACGTGTGGAATTTACAATGAAGGAAGACTCTTCTTACTGGATGTCTTCTCCGTTGAAATCCGTTTATGCAGGGGATATGTACACGTTATCCGACGGAGTCCAGAATACTCCGGCATTCGATTATATTACATATCAAGAAGGGACAAACAGCCGTTGGGATCCGGCTTTCTATCAGAAGGCTTGGGATAAGGCGGTTGCCTATGCGGTATCGAATACTGAGGATGGAACAGCTGTTAAAGATACAGGCCGTGTGGCTGCCGTCAAATCCAACTGGAGCATCGAGTATAACGATGTCTGGGTTCCCTATACCCTCGGTAAAGGTTTCTATGCCCGGGTAGCAGGAAAGGGTGCAACAGTTCGTTTGCCGAAGGCGGATTTGGACTACAAGTATGAATCGGCTCCGGCTACTCGCGCTGCTGGTCCGGAACTTTCTCCCCAACCGACAGAGAGAGACAGTAGTGGAAGATTGGCAAATGGCGAGGCTATAGCAATTACTCTGGAAAACGATGTCGATGGTGACGGCACACACTACTTAGTGGGTAATCCGTATATGACCTATCTGAATATGCATCAATTCTTTAATGGGACTAATAACCAAAGTTTGCAAAAGAAGTATTGGAAATTAGACAGAGAGAGGGGCATTGAAGCTATTGTCGGAACGCCGGATGTAGGTTGGACCGGAACAGAAACAGAAGATGGAGCAGGTGGGAAAGCAATTTCCGGCTTTATCGCACCTATGGAGGCTTTCTTCGTGGAAGTGGATCCAGCAACAGTTGCTCCTGATAAACCTGCCGTTGTCAACTTCAATACCGGCATGATGGCAACCAAAGCAGAGGCAACGGCAACATCTCCCGTTACCCGCTCCATCTCCGCCACCTCCCCCGTATTGACACTGACCGCCGACCGTGACGGGAAGAAAGGCCGTTCGGTAATCACCCTGCGCGACAAGGCCAGCAATGCCTACCAGCCGCAGGAAGATGCCGTCGTCCTTCTCGACTCCGAACTGGATGCACCGGTAGCCTATTCCGTTGCCGGCAACCGCGCCGCACAGGTGAATGCTCTGCGGAGCATCGACAATATCCCTGTAGGGGTTTACAATAGCCGCAAGGGAGATGTGACCGTGACGATCGAAGGGATGGACCAATTGGCTGAGCCGCTCTATCTGTATGATGCTTATACACGCAAGAGCACACTGCTGGAAGGGGATAGCCATACGCTGGAAATCTCCGGCGAAAGTCATGGGCGCTACTATCTGCGCAGTTCCGCTATCGGAAGTGTGGGGGATAATGCGATCGCGGTCTATTCGGTGCAAAGTGGCAAGGTGATTGTCTCATCCACCCAGGAAGTCCGTAACATCAAAGTTTACTCCCTCAGCGGCGCGATGGTCAAAAACTACATGAACTTGAATACGACCCAGTACACCTTCAACCTGCCGGCCGGTGTCTATGTTGTCCATGCCGAAGGCAAGGACGGCGCAGTCAAGGTCGAAAAGGTGATAGTACGCTGA
- a CDS encoding transposase, with translation MEQLIAASTSLYTNYLLLRSIKGIGIINAIVLLCVTDNFQRFDNPRKFACYCGVAPFEHTSGISIRGKTQTSSLANKEVKVYLTRAAITAISWDPQMKAYYKRKIAEGKHKASVINAVRAKIIARSFAVIRRQTPFVTLAV, from the coding sequence ATGGAGCAACTAATAGCCGCCAGTACATCGCTTTACACAAACTACTTGCTATTAAGAAGTATAAAAGGAATAGGAATTATCAATGCCATTGTATTACTGTGTGTTACTGACAATTTTCAAAGATTTGACAACCCGAGGAAATTTGCCTGCTATTGTGGGGTTGCCCCATTTGAACATACTTCAGGTATTTCCATACGGGGAAAAACGCAGACTTCTTCATTGGCTAACAAAGAAGTAAAAGTATACCTTACCCGAGCAGCTATTACTGCCATATCTTGGGATCCGCAGATGAAAGCATATTATAAAAGGAAAATAGCGGAGGGAAAACATAAAGCATCTGTAATCAATGCTGTAAGAGCCAAAATCATAGCAAGATCTTTTGCTGTGATACGAAGGCAGACTCCATTTGTAACATTAGCCGTATAA